One window of the Bacteroidota bacterium genome contains the following:
- a CDS encoding sigma-54 dependent transcriptional regulator, whose product MEQKAQILFVDDEHLLHGLFERLFARHGMKVTCCSDATQAIEALKKTAYNLVVTDFVMPDMDGLELLSYIRKEHPGIKVIMITAHSNVQHAVRSMKNGAIDYIPKPFSTTELVERVQKCLATKEEEMPLVAHPRSRKNKARGQTTVTYVGEHPRIKKLKQLLPRVSKNKAPVFIQGESGTGKEILAKLIHQMSDRANGPYITLNCANLPKELVESHLFGHRKGAFTGAIDDMTGAFEVANNGTLLLDEITEIDLVVQAKLLRVLQESEFQKIGSSDVKKVDVRVIATSNRNLNEAIQEGIFREDLFHRLSVFPLSVPALRDRLSDVPQLVKHFVNKYTTLYELPEKRIGADLAAKLADFPWPGNVRQLENVIHRGVILSADREIIEVEDVFNDFFNDAEPGGDGDVVSGKRIPQTIDDMERVMIMKALADTNNNQQRAAEKLGISARTIRNKLRRYRDTGLLN is encoded by the coding sequence ATGGAGCAAAAGGCACAAATTCTTTTCGTTGATGATGAGCATTTACTACACGGATTGTTTGAGCGGCTCTTTGCGCGTCACGGGATGAAAGTGACGTGTTGCTCGGATGCAACACAGGCGATTGAAGCCCTTAAGAAAACAGCTTACAATCTTGTAGTAACTGACTTCGTGATGCCCGATATGGATGGGCTCGAATTGTTGTCATACATCCGCAAGGAGCACCCGGGTATTAAGGTCATCATGATAACCGCGCACTCCAATGTGCAACATGCGGTGCGTTCGATGAAAAACGGCGCGATTGATTACATCCCGAAGCCCTTCTCTACAACGGAGCTTGTTGAGCGGGTTCAAAAATGCCTGGCAACGAAAGAAGAGGAAATGCCGCTCGTCGCACATCCTCGATCCCGGAAGAACAAAGCGCGTGGCCAAACAACGGTGACGTATGTTGGTGAGCATCCACGCATCAAGAAGCTCAAGCAGCTCTTGCCCAGGGTAAGCAAAAACAAGGCACCCGTTTTTATTCAAGGTGAAAGCGGGACTGGTAAGGAGATCCTTGCCAAGCTCATTCACCAGATGAGCGACCGTGCAAATGGGCCTTACATAACCCTGAACTGTGCAAACCTGCCCAAAGAACTGGTAGAGAGTCACCTCTTTGGACACCGGAAGGGCGCTTTTACGGGTGCAATCGATGACATGACCGGTGCATTTGAGGTTGCTAACAATGGCACGCTGTTGTTGGATGAGATTACAGAAATTGATCTGGTTGTACAGGCGAAACTGTTGCGTGTCCTCCAGGAAAGCGAGTTTCAAAAAATTGGTTCATCAGATGTTAAGAAGGTCGATGTTCGCGTCATTGCGACCAGTAACCGTAATCTGAATGAAGCCATTCAGGAAGGTATTTTCAGAGAAGACCTTTTTCATCGCCTCTCGGTCTTTCCGCTTTCGGTGCCGGCGCTGCGCGATCGGCTCTCCGATGTGCCGCAGCTGGTGAAGCACTTTGTGAACAAATACACAACGCTCTACGAATTGCCTGAAAAACGTATTGGTGCCGATCTGGCTGCCAAACTGGCCGATTTTCCTTGGCCAGGTAACGTGCGGCAACTCGAGAACGTAATTCATCGGGGTGTTATCCTGTCAGCAGACCGCGAGATCATTGAAGTGGAGGATGTTTTCAACGACTTCTTTAATGATGCTGAGCCTGGCGGTGACGGGGATGTTGTAAGTGGCAAGCGTATACCCCAGACCATCGATGATATGGAACGGGTGATGATTATGAAAGCGTTGGCTGATACAAACAACAACCAGCAGCGCGCAGCTGAAAAGCTTGGCATAAGCGCGCGGACAATCCGCAACAAGTTGCGCCGATACAGGGATACCGGACTGCTGAACTAG
- a CDS encoding flagellar basal body protein gives MIETERITLLGNALKAYNWRLKALTSNLANMDTPGYQRMSVKFEETLQEVRHAVPGLRHSTEIQPRMKVGETGPVLEDELMNLADTQMRTQFSTKTLHDHFQMLRTSITGRQ, from the coding sequence ATGATTGAAACAGAACGAATAACTTTGCTTGGCAACGCACTCAAAGCCTACAACTGGCGGTTGAAAGCGTTGACCAGCAACCTGGCGAACATGGATACCCCTGGGTACCAGCGCATGTCCGTCAAGTTTGAAGAGACGCTGCAGGAAGTACGGCATGCTGTACCTGGCCTGCGCCACTCTACTGAAATCCAGCCGCGCATGAAAGTCGGCGAAACAGGACCAGTGCTTGAAGACGAACTCATGAATCTGGCCGATACCCAGATGCGCACGCAGTTCAGCACCAAGACACTACACGATCATTTCCAGATGCTCCGCACAAGTATCACGGGCCGGCAGTAA
- the flgC gene encoding flagellar basal body rod protein FlgC, with product MLINKHTFSAYQTVARGLEAQRIAISTTTENIANASTTRTADGSPYALKRSLHEVPDARYKRFENILNQMQSDMDVSNNRHFEGTSLRRRLSGSEMGPLTTVESNQNFRTEYDPSHPHSDENGYVQYPDINVVEEMARLISANRIYEANLSAFQTAKEMTKKTLEI from the coding sequence ATGTTAATCAATAAACACACATTCTCAGCTTACCAGACGGTAGCACGCGGACTCGAGGCGCAACGGATTGCGATCAGTACGACTACGGAGAACATCGCCAACGCCTCTACTACGCGAACGGCCGATGGCTCACCTTACGCCCTCAAACGCAGCCTGCACGAAGTACCCGATGCACGCTACAAACGCTTTGAAAACATCCTCAACCAGATGCAAAGCGACATGGACGTAAGCAACAATCGACATTTTGAAGGCACTTCCCTGCGCCGGCGACTTTCAGGTAGCGAAATGGGCCCCCTGACAACGGTTGAGTCTAATCAGAACTTCCGGACGGAATACGACCCTTCTCATCCACATTCAGATGAGAACGGATACGTTCAATATCCAGATATCAATGTTGTCGAGGAAATGGCGCGGCTTATTTCAGCCAACCGTATTTACGAAGCCAACCTCTCAGCTTTTCAGACAGCCAAGGAAATGACCAAAAAGACACTGGAAATCTGA
- the fliE gene encoding flagellar hook-basal body complex protein FliE, with translation MTITDIQQLQVTNLLQLDDRDALPQIQYPDAPGAEPFRNAFTFAIDQVDQAQSVASNQVESFIAGEQENLHEVMIKLNQAKTSFQLMVEVRNKMMEAYQELFRMQV, from the coding sequence ATGACTATTACAGATATACAGCAACTCCAGGTAACCAATCTGCTGCAACTCGATGACCGGGATGCACTACCCCAGATTCAGTACCCTGACGCACCCGGCGCTGAGCCATTCCGCAATGCCTTTACGTTTGCCATCGATCAGGTAGACCAGGCGCAGTCTGTAGCCAGCAACCAGGTGGAGTCGTTCATTGCCGGCGAGCAGGAAAACCTGCACGAAGTAATGATTAAGCTCAATCAGGCAAAAACCTCATTTCAGCTCATGGTTGAAGTACGCAACAAAATGATGGAAGCGTATCAGGAGCTGTTCCGCATGCAGGTTTAG
- the fliF gene encoding flagellar basal-body MS-ring/collar protein FliF, which translates to MENFLENLKAFFSRLSMQQRLGIGLVVGVALICLVSIGYWAQQTEYSLLFGNLSESSASQVVETLAAENIDYQLKEGGTTIYVPSDKVYDLRLRFAGEGMVSDGSSGYEIFDQNTLGMTDFMQKLNLRRALEGELARTISNITQVDAARVHLVIPERSPFRETQTEASASVVLDLNSGSRLSLGHIEGMIALVSGAVEGLGPADVNILDTDGNMLSDPDAGDSDARLTSNQLRLQAEKEGHLAEKAQSLLDQMLGSGNSVIRVNLELDFSRSIKESNTIDPESQTVIAEERLQEEGDADNASSSVRNYEVSRSVQTVEKSVGDISYLSVSVILDYKEDPDAAAEAGTSYIPYPEEEVTKIENLVKESVGWRADRGDGFAISQLMFDTSTEDVMTAQFATQQRREQTEMFIRYGLMILALGLAGWLIKSAMQKAKETVAQPPAGSPRMIEGRLQVNESGELTSNAPQLIAGPNGTMIPAPQGQEGEDLILLDDFYTSKLSPEAKAKLKAKQKMLEEMKQSIMADPQEAADLIRSWLAADDIEEPEEEETEAAL; encoded by the coding sequence ATGGAGAACTTTTTAGAAAATCTGAAGGCATTTTTTAGCCGGCTGTCAATGCAGCAACGGCTGGGTATCGGGCTTGTTGTCGGCGTTGCGCTCATTTGTCTGGTCAGTATCGGATATTGGGCCCAACAAACCGAATACAGCTTGCTGTTTGGTAATCTCTCAGAATCTTCAGCAAGCCAGGTGGTAGAAACCCTTGCTGCAGAGAACATTGATTACCAGTTAAAGGAAGGCGGGACAACCATTTATGTCCCCAGTGATAAAGTGTATGACCTGAGACTGCGTTTTGCTGGCGAAGGCATGGTATCCGACGGTTCTTCCGGGTATGAAATCTTCGACCAAAACACCCTGGGCATGACCGATTTCATGCAGAAACTGAACTTGCGGCGCGCCCTCGAAGGCGAACTTGCACGTACCATTTCGAATATTACCCAGGTTGACGCAGCGCGTGTCCACCTCGTCATTCCCGAGCGGTCTCCGTTTCGGGAAACACAGACAGAGGCCTCAGCATCAGTTGTACTCGATCTGAACTCAGGGTCGCGGCTTTCGCTTGGCCATATCGAAGGTATGATTGCCCTCGTATCGGGCGCAGTAGAAGGCTTGGGACCGGCAGATGTAAACATTCTCGATACAGACGGCAACATGCTCTCTGACCCGGATGCCGGCGACTCAGACGCACGCCTGACCTCCAACCAGCTCCGGCTGCAAGCAGAAAAGGAAGGCCACCTGGCTGAAAAAGCACAGTCTTTACTCGACCAGATGCTTGGTAGCGGAAATTCTGTTATCCGGGTTAACCTCGAACTCGACTTTTCGCGGTCGATCAAGGAAAGCAACACCATCGACCCAGAAAGCCAAACAGTGATCGCTGAAGAGCGGCTACAGGAAGAAGGTGATGCAGACAATGCCAGTTCTTCGGTGCGCAATTACGAAGTAAGCCGCTCCGTTCAAACAGTCGAAAAGTCTGTTGGTGATATTTCATACCTGTCGGTCTCTGTTATCCTGGATTACAAAGAGGATCCGGATGCTGCTGCTGAGGCTGGTACGTCGTACATCCCCTATCCCGAAGAGGAGGTCACGAAAATTGAAAACCTGGTTAAAGAATCTGTTGGCTGGCGAGCGGACCGCGGTGACGGCTTTGCAATCAGTCAGTTGATGTTTGATACATCTACAGAAGACGTAATGACAGCCCAGTTTGCCACGCAGCAACGACGAGAACAGACGGAAATGTTTATCCGCTATGGCCTGATGATTCTGGCACTCGGCCTGGCCGGCTGGTTGATCAAATCTGCAATGCAGAAAGCAAAAGAAACCGTTGCGCAGCCACCAGCAGGATCGCCACGCATGATTGAAGGCCGGCTGCAAGTTAACGAGTCAGGTGAGCTTACGAGCAATGCGCCGCAGCTTATTGCCGGCCCCAATGGCACGATGATCCCGGCGCCACAAGGCCAGGAGGGCGAAGATCTGATTCTGCTCGACGATTTCTATACGAGCAAACTCTCCCCCGAAGCCAAGGCAAAACTGAAAGCCAAGCAAAAAATGCTGGAAGAAATGAAGCAGTCTATTATGGCAGATCCGCAGGAAGCTGCAGATTTGATCAGAAGCTGGCTAGCTGCTGACGACATCGAGGAGCCAGAGGAAGAAGAAACTGAAGCTGCTCTCTAG